The Caenorhabditis elegans chromosome II genome has a segment encoding these proteins:
- the srlf-1 gene encoding SXP/RAL-2 family protein Ani s 5-like cation-binding domain-containing protein (Confirmed by transcript evidence), with amino-acid sequence MCRLAVFALLAVAAVSVYGQPAGGQDVPPFLRNATPAQLQSFQQLIQANGHLTETALDGKVQAWVNQQGGKVAADWADFQKFIKGQQGQAEAAHQAAVSNFSPAAKKADADLTAISNDSSLSVQAKGQKIQAYLNSLPANVKAELEKAQGQ; translated from the exons ATGTGCCGTCTTGCCGTTTTTGCTCTTCTCGCCGTCGCCGCTGTGTCTGTCTACGGACAACCAGCCGGAGGTCAAGATGTTCCACCATTCCTTCGTAATGCCACTCCAGCTCAACTTCAGAGCTTCCAACAGCTCATTCAAGCCAACGGTCATTTGACTGAGACCGCTCTTGACGGAAAGGTCCAAGCCTGGGTTAACCAACAAGGAGGAAAGGTTGCTGCTGACTGGGCtgacttccaaaaattcatcaaGGGACAACAGGGACAAGCTGAGGCTGCTCATCAAGCCGCTGTTTCCAACTTCTCTCCAGCTGCCAAGAAA GCCGATGCTGACCTTACCGCCATCTCCAATGACAGCTCCCTCTCTGTTCAAGCCAAGGGACAAAAGATCCAAGCCTACCTCAACTCCCTCCCAGCTAACGTCAAGGCTGAGCTCGAGAAGGCCCAAGGACAATAA